The following coding sequences are from one Phenylobacterium glaciei window:
- a CDS encoding alpha/beta fold hydrolase, whose translation MEIATVEVLATEFARRFSRYRQARQRKPVLQYHDMTFTRSPVKVPALLWVGDHAWFRLALGMVLAWIGLGMGGCATTNGPVGVPPGLASGEPFFECRGQASAAPTVVLEAGAFGTSADWGLAMRDLVKTGRVCAYDRLGLGRSPDRTNPPTPENIARDLESALDSLGETQPVILVGHSNGALYVETFATLFPASVAGVLYVDGVGSDDLDEPLVMEDLHDEETLARLAAVGGRMGLAPLVVQPTIDAIGLQDPAAHHKWAALTSPRHLKNARDEVLQILPALRRVREIGGVGRATPTAVVVASLAPTDPTERAWRHAQAAPARRACQGWVLDADGATHVSPLGRDRSYLLAAIEWLKTPGLKSAPTCDAQGFRP comes from the coding sequence ATGGAGATCGCTACGGTCGAAGTCCTGGCGACCGAATTCGCCAGGCGCTTCTCACGCTATCGCCAAGCGCGTCAACGAAAGCCCGTCCTCCAATATCACGACATGACATTCACCCGTTCGCCCGTGAAAGTTCCCGCGTTGCTCTGGGTCGGCGACCACGCCTGGTTCCGACTTGCGCTGGGTATGGTCCTGGCCTGGATTGGCCTTGGAATGGGCGGCTGCGCCACAACGAACGGGCCGGTTGGCGTCCCTCCGGGTTTGGCAAGCGGCGAGCCGTTCTTCGAATGTCGTGGCCAAGCCTCAGCGGCTCCAACGGTGGTGCTTGAAGCCGGTGCCTTCGGCACGTCGGCCGACTGGGGTCTGGCGATGCGCGACCTCGTCAAGACCGGGCGCGTCTGCGCCTACGACCGCCTGGGCCTCGGCCGGTCTCCGGACCGCACCAACCCCCCAACGCCGGAAAACATCGCGCGCGACCTCGAAAGCGCCCTCGATAGCCTGGGGGAGACCCAGCCCGTCATCCTCGTGGGCCACTCCAACGGCGCCTTGTATGTCGAAACCTTCGCCACCCTGTTTCCCGCCAGCGTGGCGGGCGTGCTGTATGTCGATGGCGTCGGCAGCGACGACCTCGACGAGCCCTTGGTGATGGAGGACCTGCATGATGAGGAAACCCTCGCCCGCCTGGCGGCGGTCGGCGGGCGCATGGGCCTGGCGCCGCTGGTGGTCCAACCGACGATCGACGCGATCGGTCTGCAAGATCCAGCGGCGCACCACAAATGGGCCGCCCTCACCTCCCCCCGGCATCTGAAGAATGCCCGCGATGAGGTGCTCCAAATTCTACCCGCCCTGCGACGGGTAAGGGAGATCGGCGGGGTCGGCCGGGCAACGCCCACCGCGGTGGTCGTGGCCAGTCTCGCTCCAACCGACCCCACCGAGAGGGCATGGCGGCATGCCCAGGCGGCGCCGGCCCGGCGGGCGTGTCAGGGCTGGGTCCTCGACGCCGATGGCGCCACCCACGTCTCCCCTCTCGGCCGGGATCGGAGCTACCTCCTGGCCGCGATTGAGTGGCTGAAGACCCCTGGTCTCAAGTCTGCGCCGACCTGCGACGCGCAGGGATTTCGCCCGTAG
- a CDS encoding type II toxin-antitoxin system HipA family toxin yields MQAARSREFEGLHGFLADSLPEGWGQLLMRRRLSKLGVNIDALSPLERLALVGDQGRGALVFEPATAPADQVESLDLDALAADSLKVLRGEDGALADTLAGLAGASGGARPKVQVGFDSQGAISICDGEVTPGHEAWIVKFRANENPIDIGPIEAAYAAMAKTAGLNLSPYRLLQARARPGYLATRRFDRPAPGRRLHMVSLSGAIEVRPSLLSSYDTFLRATHAITRHAEDVAAAYRRTVFNVLACNRDDHTRQHSFLMSERGDWRLAPAYDLTFSAGPGGEHYLDIEGEGRHPTRRTSWRSGSGTD; encoded by the coding sequence TTGCAGGCCGCGCGCAGCCGGGAGTTCGAAGGCCTGCATGGCTTCCTGGCCGACAGCCTCCCGGAAGGCTGGGGCCAGCTGCTAATGCGCCGACGCCTGAGCAAGCTCGGCGTCAACATCGATGCCCTGTCCCCCCTCGAACGGCTGGCCCTGGTCGGTGACCAGGGCCGCGGCGCCTTGGTCTTCGAGCCGGCCACCGCGCCTGCTGACCAGGTTGAGAGCCTCGATCTGGACGCCTTGGCCGCAGACTCCCTGAAGGTGCTGAGAGGCGAGGATGGCGCGCTCGCCGACACCTTGGCGGGGCTGGCCGGCGCCTCAGGCGGGGCGAGGCCAAAAGTCCAGGTCGGCTTCGACAGCCAAGGCGCCATCTCGATCTGCGATGGGGAAGTCACACCTGGCCACGAAGCCTGGATCGTCAAATTCCGCGCCAACGAGAACCCCATAGACATTGGCCCCATCGAAGCGGCCTACGCCGCCATGGCGAAGACCGCTGGCCTCAATCTGAGCCCCTATCGCCTACTCCAAGCCCGGGCGCGTCCAGGATACCTTGCGACGCGCCGCTTCGACCGCCCGGCGCCGGGCCGGCGGCTACACATGGTCTCGCTGAGCGGGGCGATCGAGGTCCGGCCTTCACTACTTTCAAGCTACGACACCTTCCTGCGGGCGACCCACGCGATCACCCGACATGCGGAGGATGTCGCCGCCGCCTATCGGCGAACGGTCTTCAACGTCCTGGCCTGCAACCGCGACGACCACACCAGGCAACACAGCTTTCTGATGTCGGAGCGCGGCGATTGGCGGCTCGCCCCGGCCTATGACCTGACCTTCTCAGCCGGTCCAGGCGGCGAGCACTATCTGGACATCGAGGGGGAAGGCCGACATCCCACCCGGCGCACGTCCTGGCGCTCGGGCTCCGGCACGGACTGA
- a CDS encoding DUF4304 domain-containing protein, with translation MSRKTYPGALAEALAPLGFKREGMDLSRRHDDLLEQVNVQVSQIAGVTANLWTRNLATEDLHRQVFSGRPPAETQIFLTRIGTIIDGHDRWWRRDPNGPAELADAVRVHGPPYLESHRSLESQADWFGRRELKWRNSYSRIYLALTLYRLGELDEACAALRNPAKALAPSDQAEIDILLRWLGCPGRSGEVASQGRASPPSISQSPALRRGNFPPAGAR, from the coding sequence ATGAGCCGCAAGACCTATCCCGGCGCGCTCGCGGAGGCTCTGGCGCCGTTGGGATTCAAGCGCGAGGGCATGGATCTTTCTCGCCGCCACGACGATCTCCTTGAGCAGGTAAATGTTCAGGTCAGCCAGATCGCCGGCGTGACCGCCAATCTGTGGACCCGCAATCTGGCCACCGAGGATCTGCACCGGCAGGTGTTTTCCGGGCGGCCGCCCGCTGAAACGCAGATTTTCCTGACGCGGATCGGAACCATCATCGACGGTCATGATCGATGGTGGCGACGCGATCCGAATGGCCCGGCGGAACTCGCCGACGCGGTGCGGGTTCACGGCCCCCCCTATCTTGAGTCCCACCGGAGCCTGGAGAGCCAAGCCGACTGGTTTGGACGCCGTGAGCTCAAGTGGAGGAATTCCTACTCGCGTATCTATCTCGCCCTGACGCTCTACCGGTTGGGGGAGCTGGACGAGGCCTGCGCCGCGCTGAGGAATCCAGCCAAGGCCTTGGCGCCATCCGATCAGGCCGAGATCGACATCCTCCTGCGGTGGCTTGGCTGTCCTGGCCGGAGCGGAGAGGTCGCCTCGCAAGGACGCGCGAGCCCACCTTCCATCTCCCAATCACCGGCCCTCCGAAGAGGAAATTTCCCACCTGCTGGCGCACGCTGA
- a CDS encoding sigma-70 family RNA polymerase sigma factor → MRAYFEKRANLVRFFAARTGSLEAAEDLAQDLYLKLAAREETVDAWAPVGLLYRIATNLMLDTARSAQRSAQREAGWRMVARTDLGGAEVDDGPAADEVIVSRQRLGQLVEAVAELPPQMGRAFRLHKLEGLSQIQTAQAMGVSVKMVEKHVSVALKALIARLQS, encoded by the coding sequence TTGCGCGCCTATTTCGAGAAGCGGGCCAACCTGGTGCGCTTCTTCGCTGCGCGGACGGGATCGCTCGAGGCCGCCGAGGATCTCGCCCAGGATCTCTATCTAAAGCTCGCCGCCCGCGAGGAAACGGTCGATGCCTGGGCTCCGGTCGGGTTGCTCTATCGGATCGCCACCAATCTCATGCTCGACACCGCCCGCAGTGCGCAACGCTCGGCTCAGAGGGAGGCCGGGTGGCGCATGGTGGCGCGCACCGATTTAGGCGGCGCGGAAGTCGACGATGGTCCTGCGGCAGACGAGGTGATCGTCTCGCGCCAGAGACTGGGGCAGCTTGTCGAGGCCGTCGCCGAATTGCCGCCTCAGATGGGCCGGGCGTTTCGGCTGCACAAGCTTGAGGGGTTGAGCCAGATCCAGACCGCCCAAGCCATGGGCGTGTCAGTCAAGATGGTGGAGAAGCACGTCAGTGTGGCCCTGAAGGCGCTCATTGCGAGACTGCAGTCATGA
- a CDS encoding FecR family protein: protein MIGELQDRAQERLAQASDWIARLQADDLTEADGLAFDSWLGATPDNARAYDQALAVWNAVGASSHDIVLELTRLERRRARQGLGRRWLVGAGSLAAAAALVVVVLPSLASKPATETYATANGQHRVVTLADGSKIELNAETQLAVTLGRDERRVVMGEGEAIFDVAADRDRPFTIATGHQVVRVVGTQFDVRNRQGGVAVTVARGVVEVGPAPNGAPGRTYVLRPGQRLAIGGGRATRLSTIEPAVAFSWRTGRVVYRDEPLSNVVADLNRQFAKPILIADVELGRTPISGVLVMDSQSDVVRRLALMLPIAAIDSPEGVVLHRK, encoded by the coding sequence ATGATCGGCGAGCTTCAAGACCGAGCGCAGGAGCGTCTGGCGCAGGCCAGCGACTGGATCGCGCGCCTGCAAGCCGACGACCTCACCGAGGCCGATGGGCTGGCCTTCGACAGCTGGCTGGGCGCGACGCCAGACAACGCGCGGGCCTATGATCAGGCGTTGGCGGTCTGGAACGCCGTTGGGGCGTCGAGCCACGATATTGTTCTGGAGCTCACGCGCCTCGAACGTCGCCGCGCCCGGCAAGGTCTTGGTCGGCGATGGCTTGTGGGCGCCGGAAGCCTTGCGGCGGCGGCGGCCCTGGTGGTCGTTGTCCTGCCGTCGCTGGCGTCCAAGCCGGCGACCGAGACCTACGCCACCGCCAATGGACAACATCGGGTCGTGACGCTGGCCGATGGATCCAAGATCGAGCTGAACGCCGAGACCCAGCTCGCGGTCACCCTGGGCCGCGACGAACGGCGGGTCGTCATGGGAGAGGGCGAAGCCATTTTCGATGTGGCGGCCGACCGAGATCGACCCTTCACCATCGCCACCGGCCACCAGGTCGTTCGGGTGGTGGGCACCCAGTTCGATGTCCGAAATCGCCAGGGCGGCGTCGCCGTCACGGTGGCGCGCGGCGTTGTCGAAGTGGGCCCCGCCCCCAACGGGGCGCCCGGCCGCACCTATGTTCTGCGCCCAGGCCAGCGATTGGCCATTGGGGGGGGCAGGGCGACGCGCCTCAGCACCATCGAACCGGCCGTGGCGTTCAGCTGGCGCACGGGTCGGGTGGTTTATCGCGACGAGCCGCTCTCCAACGTGGTCGCCGACCTCAACCGACAATTTGCAAAACCCATCCTCATCGCGGACGTGGAACTGGGCCGGACGCCTATCTCCGGCGTCCTGGTGATGGACAGTCAATCCGATGTCGTCAGACGATTGGCTTTAATGTTGCCGATTGCGGCGATAGACTCCCCGGAAGGCGTGGTGCTTCACAGAAAATAG
- a CDS encoding TonB-dependent receptor, producing the protein MTAIFFAAGEADAAPERVRFNIAAKPYPESLIDLALQADISLLGASACGGGLAGGIKGAYTVEEALSQLLARAPCAWRVVGSRSVQIRPADPSVAAQTTSPPVAVSEVLVTATKRVQSTERLAVAVSVISAEQLAATGAADPGETSGQLAGVLTTNLGPSRDKLILRGLSDGAFTGRSRSTVGTYLDNTPINYNAPDPDLRLVDVERIEVVRGPQGALYGGGSLSGIYRIVTRKPDLLHASAQVSGSRSWTQDGAPSGDVEGYANLPLFDGAAGLRISAYQESQGGYLDDINLRRDNVDRTRRYGGRVSMSFQPNDIWTVDLSGTVQHLKSEDTHYTNRASGLQRASRVAEPHGSSIALVAATVRGTWGWGELVSSTGFVRHTYSSLYDASAVVDLFTANGSERAVYSDTTRTEMLVQDLVLTSRGAGPFQWLAGLYGSDTSETSPATLMARGPVGPLAAVYRDERRDRIFELAAYGEAALRVSPGWTVALGGRAFKISGKTTSDVVSERFAPRSFVRRADFAGVSPKVSLQWETASGNLVYAVISEGYRAGGINSGGARPLATARETFAPDRLRNYELGAKLHAFDGRLVAHSALFYDVWKNIQTDQFRPSGIPYTANVGDARVAGLETELAYSWDMGLTLQANALVSQTRIIRANPDYAPELTRGLPGAPGLSGGVLATYQRRVFGDLALRVVGEANYVGRSRVTFDPALSPEMGGYVRAKLSVGLSGRRRAAEVFITNPANALSDTFAYGNPFSFSQVRQVTPQRPRTMGVTFSTAF; encoded by the coding sequence GTGACCGCGATCTTCTTTGCGGCGGGCGAGGCTGACGCGGCGCCCGAACGCGTCCGCTTCAACATCGCGGCCAAGCCCTATCCGGAGTCCCTGATCGACCTCGCCTTGCAGGCAGACATCTCCCTGCTGGGCGCCTCGGCGTGCGGCGGCGGCCTCGCGGGCGGCATCAAGGGCGCCTATACCGTCGAGGAGGCGCTGAGCCAGTTGCTGGCCCGCGCGCCCTGCGCCTGGCGTGTCGTAGGCTCTCGATCGGTGCAGATTCGCCCAGCCGACCCCTCCGTCGCGGCGCAAACGACGAGCCCTCCGGTCGCGGTGTCGGAGGTCCTCGTCACCGCGACCAAGCGCGTGCAGAGCACCGAACGGCTCGCCGTCGCCGTCAGTGTCATCTCCGCAGAGCAACTTGCGGCGACCGGCGCCGCGGACCCCGGCGAGACCTCGGGTCAGCTCGCGGGCGTGTTGACGACCAACCTCGGGCCTAGCCGAGACAAGTTGATCTTGCGGGGACTCTCAGACGGCGCGTTTACGGGCCGCTCGCGCTCCACGGTCGGCACCTATCTCGACAACACGCCGATCAACTACAATGCCCCCGACCCAGACCTGCGCCTTGTCGATGTCGAGCGGATTGAGGTGGTCCGCGGGCCGCAGGGCGCCCTTTACGGGGGAGGGTCTCTGAGCGGAATTTACCGCATCGTCACCCGAAAACCCGACCTGTTGCATGCGTCAGCGCAGGTTTCTGGCTCCAGATCCTGGACACAGGACGGCGCGCCGAGCGGGGACGTCGAAGGCTATGCCAATCTTCCTTTGTTCGACGGCGCGGCCGGGTTGAGGATCTCCGCCTACCAAGAGAGTCAGGGAGGGTATCTCGACGATATCAACCTCCGCCGCGACAACGTCGATCGGACGCGACGCTACGGCGGCCGCGTCTCAATGAGCTTCCAGCCCAATGATATCTGGACAGTCGATCTCTCCGGAACGGTGCAGCATCTGAAGTCTGAGGACACCCACTATACGAACCGGGCCTCGGGCCTGCAGCGCGCCAGCCGGGTCGCCGAGCCGCACGGCAGCAGTATCGCACTCGTCGCCGCGACCGTCAGGGGGACCTGGGGATGGGGCGAGCTCGTCTCCTCCACGGGGTTCGTGCGGCACACGTATTCCAGCCTCTATGACGCATCGGCCGTCGTGGACCTGTTCACGGCCAATGGCTCGGAGCGAGCGGTCTATTCCGACACCACGCGGACGGAGATGCTGGTGCAAGATCTTGTCCTGACCTCGCGCGGCGCCGGTCCTTTCCAATGGCTGGCGGGCCTCTATGGGTCTGACACGTCCGAGACCTCTCCCGCCACCCTGATGGCCCGTGGGCCTGTCGGTCCGCTCGCCGCAGTCTATCGCGACGAGAGGCGAGACCGCATTTTCGAACTGGCGGCCTATGGCGAAGCCGCCCTTAGGGTCTCCCCAGGATGGACCGTCGCTCTGGGTGGCCGCGCTTTCAAGATAAGTGGGAAGACCACGTCGGATGTGGTGTCGGAACGCTTCGCGCCGCGGTCATTCGTGCGGCGCGCCGACTTCGCCGGTGTTTCACCCAAGGTTTCCCTCCAGTGGGAAACGGCGTCTGGAAATCTTGTCTACGCCGTGATTTCGGAGGGGTATCGGGCCGGCGGAATCAATTCGGGTGGCGCCAGACCCCTTGCGACAGCCCGCGAAACCTTCGCGCCCGATCGCCTGCGCAACTATGAGCTCGGCGCCAAACTACACGCCTTCGACGGGCGCCTCGTGGCCCATTCGGCGCTGTTCTACGATGTATGGAAGAACATTCAGACCGACCAGTTCCGGCCATCGGGAATTCCATATACCGCCAATGTTGGCGACGCCCGTGTCGCGGGGCTGGAGACCGAACTCGCCTACAGCTGGGACATGGGCTTGACGCTGCAGGCCAACGCGCTGGTCTCACAAACCCGAATTATCCGCGCCAACCCGGACTATGCGCCGGAACTGACGCGGGGCCTGCCGGGAGCGCCGGGCCTTTCTGGGGGCGTTCTGGCGACCTACCAGCGCCGTGTGTTCGGCGACTTGGCCCTGCGGGTGGTGGGGGAGGCCAACTATGTGGGGCGTTCACGGGTGACCTTCGATCCGGCCTTGTCCCCGGAGATGGGCGGCTACGTCCGCGCCAAATTGTCGGTGGGACTAAGCGGCCGAAGACGTGCGGCGGAGGTGTTCATCACCAACCCCGCCAACGCCTTAAGCGACACCTTCGCCTACGGAAATCCCTTCAGCTTCAGCCAGGTTCGGCAGGTCACCCCACAACGCCCCCGAACCATGGGCGTGACCTTTTCGACCGCCTTCTAA
- a CDS encoding SDR family NAD(P)-dependent oxidoreductase, producing MEELAIFPSLKGKVAFVTGGASGLGGAIVEAFHRQGAKPAFIDIDEAAGAALAGRLGGCWFRKCDVTDPVDLQRAIVDAAQELGALDIIVNNVANDVRHAASETSPEAWRQILAVNLDPAFFTSIAALPFMKVAGGGSIINITSINAILGPANLAGYVAAKGAINAMTKSLAREWGQFKVRVNAIAPGWIVTDRQLKLWLTPEAESEWMTQVSLQRRIYPQDVTPLVLFLAASDSSVITGQVMVIDGGRT from the coding sequence ATGGAAGAGTTGGCAATATTCCCGAGTCTGAAGGGCAAGGTGGCCTTCGTCACTGGTGGAGCAAGCGGACTTGGCGGCGCAATTGTGGAGGCCTTCCACAGGCAAGGTGCTAAGCCAGCATTCATTGATATTGACGAAGCGGCGGGTGCGGCCCTCGCTGGGCGACTAGGTGGTTGCTGGTTTCGTAAGTGCGATGTTACGGATCCTGTAGATCTTCAAAGGGCGATCGTAGACGCCGCTCAAGAGCTTGGCGCATTAGACATCATCGTAAACAATGTAGCGAACGACGTAAGACACGCCGCGAGTGAAACCTCGCCAGAAGCATGGCGTCAAATATTAGCAGTGAACCTCGATCCTGCATTTTTTACTTCGATAGCGGCTCTTCCTTTTATGAAGGTAGCCGGTGGTGGCTCGATCATCAACATCACGTCGATCAACGCGATTCTCGGTCCTGCAAATCTTGCCGGCTATGTGGCGGCCAAGGGCGCTATCAATGCAATGACGAAGTCGCTGGCCCGCGAATGGGGTCAGTTCAAGGTTCGCGTCAATGCCATTGCGCCAGGTTGGATCGTTACAGATCGCCAACTTAAGCTTTGGCTTACGCCGGAAGCGGAATCGGAGTGGATGACGCAAGTTTCATTGCAACGGCGTATTTATCCGCAAGATGTTACACCGTTAGTATTATTTTTAGCGGCCTCGGACAGCTCAGTGATTACTGGCCAGGTGATGGTGATTGATGGTGGGAGGACGTAA
- a CDS encoding SMP-30/gluconolactonase/LRE family protein, whose translation MDVVQCLVECANTLGEGPCWDEAAGRLYWFDIRARRLHWLEPSTNLTGEALLPLRASAGAVCSDGTLLLATEAGLATFSPSTLEFELIYLVAVPAGFRSNDGKLDRQGRFWWSMMDDNEGERPGSVYRTNPDGSTAMVLDGIHIPNTLACSADGQVLFIADSKLQTIFTHDVDALGRLSRQRVFAHTRGEVGTPDGAAIDAEGYLWSAQWGASRLVRYDNHGMIERVVRMPVSQPTSCAFGGKDLATLFVTSARDGLSESELTLEPLAGGLFALKPGVTGMPTPIRRASHK comes from the coding sequence ATGGACGTAGTTCAGTGTCTTGTCGAATGCGCAAACACCCTAGGCGAGGGCCCGTGTTGGGATGAAGCTGCGGGTCGACTGTATTGGTTTGATATTCGAGCGCGGCGCCTTCATTGGCTCGAACCATCCACCAACCTGACCGGCGAAGCGCTTCTGCCACTCAGGGCAAGCGCGGGTGCGGTTTGCTCAGACGGAACTCTACTTTTGGCTACTGAGGCTGGCCTAGCGACCTTCAGTCCATCGACGCTTGAGTTTGAGCTTATCTATCTTGTGGCCGTTCCGGCCGGTTTTCGCTCTAACGACGGTAAACTGGATCGCCAGGGACGCTTCTGGTGGAGCATGATGGACGACAATGAGGGCGAGAGACCAGGCTCTGTCTACCGTACAAATCCCGATGGTAGCACCGCGATGGTATTGGACGGAATACACATTCCCAACACCCTAGCTTGCAGTGCTGATGGACAAGTTCTTTTCATAGCAGATTCGAAGCTGCAGACGATCTTCACGCATGATGTCGATGCCCTCGGGCGCCTATCTAGGCAACGAGTCTTCGCGCATACCCGGGGTGAGGTCGGAACGCCAGATGGGGCCGCCATCGATGCTGAAGGTTATCTTTGGAGCGCGCAGTGGGGGGCGTCGCGGCTCGTTCGCTACGACAACCATGGCATGATCGAGCGGGTGGTTCGGATGCCCGTATCGCAACCCACTTCGTGTGCATTCGGAGGGAAGGATTTGGCCACGTTGTTTGTGACCAGCGCCCGCGACGGGCTTTCGGAATCGGAGTTGACCCTTGAGCCTTTGGCAGGCGGTCTCTTCGCGCTAAAACCGGGCGTAACTGGAATGCCCACGCCCATCCGCCGCGCCAGCCACAAGTAG
- a CDS encoding TonB-dependent receptor plug domain-containing protein produces MRHRSLLYAAVSAAALWAGAATAQTAAGSGSGEVNVEELVVTGTRVVGRSRLDTLVPVDVIGAEAISRQGASTELAQALANLTPALDFPRPAITDGTDHVRPATLRGLAPDQTLVLVNGMRGHVSALVAVNGSIGRGSTAFDLNTIPTVTVDRVEVLRDGASAQYGADAIAGVMNIRLREAASGGGATLNYGIFDTSVRTSRGKRDAHDGLTESVAAWQGFGLGDGGFLTVSGEYVNRHPTNRSNYVDAVALPLYNSTRIIGRYGDPKVESYSVFANAGLPLNDTWSVYGFAGYQHRDTNAAATARAYNNANNVPSVYPGGFLPQIETEIKDLTVQGGVKGEAAGWKVDLSANYGKNELNYTVVNSINASYGAASQRTFRAGSLEYTQWIVDLNLSRTFDVGLVEPLNVAGGLEYRDEGFKIGAGEPASYTVGPDPTKAGVSQGFPGFRPANVVDVSRHNYAVYADVEGKLTDKLGFDIAARYEDYSDFGGKGTGKIALRYDFNDAFALRGAVSTGFKAPALQQQYFTYTSTNNVLVGSTFQLIEVGTFPVSSAVARALGAKPLEPETSVNYSLGAVYRAGAFELTVDAYQIELENRIVLSENLPNTNTPAATTAAINALLAPFGVSAARFFINGVDTTTKGVDVVARYHFDLGDSRLDLTGAANFNDTEVTKTPALPTLSALPQPAFLFDRGNRLTYEEGTPERKLVFGADWTRNNVAISTKVTDYDSVLVPNNNAAFDYSTGRAVLVDLEGRYTFPMGVTVALGANNILDEYPRFTPSANSGATGSIGFPGFSPFGFNGRFVYGRLSYKW; encoded by the coding sequence ATGCGCCACCGCTCGCTGCTCTACGCCGCCGTTTCCGCCGCCGCTCTCTGGGCGGGCGCCGCCACCGCTCAAACCGCAGCGGGTTCGGGCTCTGGTGAAGTCAATGTCGAGGAGTTGGTGGTCACCGGCACCCGCGTCGTCGGCCGTTCCCGGCTCGATACCCTTGTCCCCGTCGATGTCATCGGCGCCGAGGCCATCAGCCGCCAGGGCGCCTCCACCGAACTGGCCCAGGCGCTGGCCAACCTGACCCCCGCTCTGGATTTCCCGCGTCCGGCGATCACTGACGGCACCGACCACGTTCGCCCCGCCACCCTGCGCGGCCTGGCCCCTGATCAGACCTTGGTCCTTGTGAATGGCATGCGCGGCCATGTCTCGGCCCTCGTGGCGGTGAACGGCTCCATCGGCCGCGGCTCCACCGCCTTCGACCTCAACACCATCCCCACCGTAACCGTCGACCGTGTGGAGGTCCTGCGCGACGGCGCCTCGGCCCAGTATGGCGCCGACGCCATCGCCGGGGTGATGAATATCCGCCTGCGCGAAGCGGCGTCCGGTGGCGGCGCCACCCTGAACTACGGGATCTTTGACACCTCCGTGCGCACCTCGCGCGGCAAGCGCGACGCCCACGACGGCCTGACCGAGTCGGTCGCCGCGTGGCAGGGCTTTGGTCTCGGCGATGGCGGCTTCCTGACGGTGTCGGGCGAGTACGTAAACCGCCACCCTACCAACCGATCCAACTATGTCGACGCTGTCGCGCTGCCGCTCTACAATTCGACCCGCATCATCGGCCGCTACGGCGACCCGAAGGTTGAGAGCTATTCGGTCTTCGCCAATGCCGGCCTGCCGCTGAACGACACCTGGTCGGTCTATGGCTTCGCCGGCTACCAGCACCGCGACACCAACGCCGCGGCCACCGCGCGCGCCTATAACAACGCCAACAACGTGCCATCGGTCTATCCGGGCGGGTTCCTCCCGCAGATCGAAACCGAGATCAAGGATCTGACGGTCCAGGGCGGCGTCAAGGGCGAAGCGGCGGGCTGGAAGGTCGATCTCTCGGCCAACTACGGGAAGAACGAGCTGAACTACACGGTGGTGAACTCGATCAACGCGTCTTATGGCGCGGCCTCGCAGCGCACCTTCAGGGCCGGCTCGCTCGAGTATACCCAATGGATTGTCGACCTGAACCTGTCGCGCACCTTCGACGTGGGTCTCGTTGAGCCGCTCAATGTGGCCGGAGGCCTGGAGTACCGCGACGAGGGCTTCAAGATCGGCGCCGGCGAACCTGCCTCCTACACGGTTGGTCCCGACCCGACCAAGGCCGGCGTCTCTCAAGGCTTCCCGGGTTTCCGCCCCGCCAATGTGGTGGATGTCTCGCGACATAACTACGCCGTCTACGCCGACGTCGAAGGCAAGCTGACCGATAAGCTCGGCTTCGACATCGCCGCTCGCTATGAGGATTATTCCGACTTCGGCGGCAAGGGCACGGGCAAGATCGCCCTGCGTTATGACTTCAACGACGCTTTCGCCCTGCGCGGCGCGGTCTCCACCGGCTTCAAGGCCCCGGCCCTTCAGCAGCAGTACTTCACCTACACCTCCACCAACAACGTCCTGGTGGGCTCGACCTTCCAGCTCATCGAGGTCGGCACCTTCCCGGTGTCGAGCGCCGTGGCCCGTGCGCTCGGCGCCAAGCCGCTGGAGCCGGAAACCTCGGTCAATTACTCGCTGGGCGCTGTCTACCGCGCCGGCGCCTTTGAGCTGACCGTCGACGCCTACCAGATCGAGCTTGAGAACCGCATCGTGCTTTCGGAGAACCTGCCGAATACCAACACCCCTGCGGCGACCACCGCGGCGATCAACGCTCTCCTGGCCCCGTTCGGCGTGAGCGCGGCGCGCTTCTTCATTAACGGCGTCGACACCACCACCAAGGGCGTCGACGTGGTGGCCCGCTATCACTTCGATCTGGGCGACAGCCGCCTGGACCTGACCGGCGCGGCCAACTTCAACGACACCGAAGTCACCAAAACGCCGGCCCTGCCCACCTTGTCGGCCCTGCCGCAGCCGGCCTTCCTCTTCGATCGCGGCAATCGCCTGACCTATGAAGAAGGCACCCCCGAGCGCAAGCTGGTGTTCGGGGCTGATTGGACCCGCAACAATGTGGCCATCAGCACCAAGGTCACGGACTATGACAGCGTTCTGGTTCCGAACAACAATGCGGCCTTCGACTACAGTACCGGTCGCGCCGTCCTCGTGGACCTGGAAGGTCGCTACACCTTCCCCATGGGTGTGACCGTGGCGCTGGGCGCCAATAACATCCTTGACGAATATCCCCGCTTCACCCCCAGCGCCAACAGCGGCGCGACGGGCTCCATCGGCTTCCCGGGCTTCTCGCCCTTCGGCTTCAACGGCCGCTTCGTCTATGGCCGTCTGAGCTACAAGTGGTAG